One genomic window of Robbsia betulipollinis includes the following:
- a CDS encoding transposase, with protein sequence MREEPDVIEVKPSTARRRFSTTFKRELVEQTLRPDVSMAAVALANGLNTNQLARWRREYLLGTGASPMPLPAL encoded by the coding sequence ATGAGAGAAGAGCCGGATGTAATCGAGGTCAAGCCGTCGACAGCACGTCGACGCTTTAGCACGACGTTCAAGCGGGAACTGGTGGAACAGACGTTGCGCCCCGACGTCTCGATGGCCGCGGTGGCGTTAGCCAACGGCCTCAACACGAACCAGCTTGCCCGATGGCGGCGCGAGTATTTATTGGGTACGGGTGCCAGTCCGATGCCATTGCCCGCACTG